The following coding sequences lie in one Corticium candelabrum chromosome 10, ooCorCand1.1, whole genome shotgun sequence genomic window:
- the LOC134185598 gene encoding uncharacterized protein LOC134185598 isoform X2: MADENADIASGSESEWDDWEEDVVTSCQDLFSDQMFESVESMLVNCREVHGIDMSQFLSLHKLDFYSRIKFINYIRLERPSPGDVIADFDKLAWNDEKYLKPVLLDDPILQWDFGLENDDDSDDMELVENTGKTTTADSNDRDVVAAKMRDSEARALAAEESLSRAMLDLQQMRSTMQSVVKDKINVDKVKCRSNSNSSDNSEEDEYFASYSHFGIHKEMLQDDVRTGTYREFMLQTRHLFKDKVVLDVGCGTGILSMIAAQCGAKQVIGVDKSTIIHQAVDIVMENGLHDVVTLIRGRIEDVQLPTEKVDIIVSEWMGYFLLFESMLDSVIFARDKWLSHTGSVYPDVCHISLAAVSNQTLWESNIAFWDDVYGFKMSCLKELSITEPLVTAINPESVVSDSVVVKTIDVKSVVVTDLDFEADFVLRVTRNCVCTAIVGYFNVQFNGDVQLSFSTHPSAKATHWKQTVFLLQEPIHVKEGDTLSGTICCEKSKKDRRALSVSLNVINPAGQQSRKYCMS; encoded by the exons ATGGCAG ATGAAAATGCTGACATTGCAAGCGGTAGCGAGTCTGAATGGGACGATTGGGAAGAAGACGTCGTTACTTCGTGTCAAGACTTGTTTAGTGATCAGATGTTTGAAAGCGTGGAGAGCATGTTGGTGAACTGCAGAGAAGTACACGGGATCGACATGAGTCAGTTTCTGTCTTTGCATA AACTAGACTTTTACAGTCGTATCAAGTTCATCAATTATATAAGACTTGAA cGTCCGAGTCCTGGAGATGTTATCGCAGACTTTGACAAGTTGGCATGGAATGATGAAAAGTATCTGAAACCTGTTTTATTGGATGACCCAATTTTGCAATGGG ACTTTGGACTTGAAAATGATGACGATAGTGATGATATGGAGTTGGTAGAAAATACTGGGAAGACTACAACAGCAGATTCTAATGATAGA GACGTTGTTGCTGCAAAAATGCGAGACAGTGAGGCTCGGGCTTTGGCAGCAGAAGAAAGTCTGTCACGGGCAATGCTTGATTTACAACAGATGAG ATCAACGATGCAGTCTGTTGTGAAAGATAAGATTAATGTTGACAAGGTCAAATGCAG ATCAAACAGCAATTCCAGTGACAACAGTGAGGAAGATGAATATTTTGCATCATACTCACATTTTGGTATTCACAAAGAGATGCTGCAG GATGATGTAAGAACGGGAACATACAGGGAATTTATGCTACAAACCAGACACTTATTCAAAGACAAA gTTGTATTGGATGTTGGATGTGGTACTGGAATTCTATCTATGATTGCAGCTCAATGTGGAGCCAAGCAAGTCATTGGAGTAGACAAATCTACAATCATTCATCAAGCAGTGGACATTGTCAT GGAGAATGGCCTTCACGATGTTGTGACGTTGATTAGAGGAAGAATCGAAGATGTGCAACTTCCAACAGAGAAA GTGGACATTATTGTTTCTGAGTGGATG GGTTACTTTCTTTTGTTTGAATCAATGCTTGACTCTGTCATATTTGCAAGAGATAAGTGGCTCTCTCACACTGGTTCAG TGTATCCTGATGTATGTCACATCAGTCTAGCAGCAGTGAGCAATCAGACACTTTGGGAGAGTAACATTGCATTCTGGGATGACGTATATG GCTTCAAGATGAGCTGCTTGAAAGAGTTGTCTATAACAGAACCTTTAGTTACAGCAATCAATCCCGAATCAGTTGTCTCTGACTCTGTTGTCGTAAAG ACTATTGATGTGAAGTCCGTGGTAGTCACCGATTTGGATTTTGAAGCTGATTTTGTACTGAGAGTTACTCGAAACTGTGTTTGTACA GCAATAGTGGGCTACTTTAACGTCCAGTTTAATGGTGACGTTCAG TTGTCATTTAGTACTCATCCTAGTGCCAAAGCAACTCATTGGAAACAGACAGTATTTTTATTGCAAGAGCCAATACATGTCAAAGAAG GTGACACGTTATCTGGTACAATTTGCTGTGAGAAGAGTAAGAAAGATCGTCGTGCTCTGAGTGTGAGTCTGAATGTTATCAACCCTGCTGGACAACAAAGTAGAAAGTACTGCATGAGTTGA
- the LOC134185598 gene encoding protein arginine N-methyltransferase 3-like isoform X1, translating to MADENADIASGSESEWDDWEEDVVTSCQDLFSDQMFESVESMLVNCREVHGIDMSQFLSLHKLDFYSRIKFINYIRLERPSPGDVIADFDKLAWNDEKYLKPVLLDDPILQWDFGLENDDDSDDMELVENTGKTTTADSNDRDVVAAKMRDSEARALAAEESLSRAMLDLQQMRSTMQSVVKDKINVDKVKCRSNSNSSDNSEEDEYFASYSHFGIHKEMLQDDVRTGTYREFMLQTRHLFKDKVVLDVGCGTGILSMIAAQCGAKQVIGVDKSTIIHQAVDIVMENGLHDVVTLIRGRIEDVQLPTEKVDIIVSEWMGYFLLFESMLDSVIFARDKWLSHTGSVYPDVCHISLAAVSNQTLWESNIAFWDDVYGFKMSCLKELSITEPLVTAINPESVVSDSVVVKTIDVKSVVVTDLDFEADFVLRVTRNCVCTAIVGYFNVQFNGDVQVHHNRNLCCTHPSAKATHWKQTVFLLQEPIHVKEGDTLSGTICCEKSKKDRRALSVSLNVINPAGQQSRKYCMS from the exons ATGGCAG ATGAAAATGCTGACATTGCAAGCGGTAGCGAGTCTGAATGGGACGATTGGGAAGAAGACGTCGTTACTTCGTGTCAAGACTTGTTTAGTGATCAGATGTTTGAAAGCGTGGAGAGCATGTTGGTGAACTGCAGAGAAGTACACGGGATCGACATGAGTCAGTTTCTGTCTTTGCATA AACTAGACTTTTACAGTCGTATCAAGTTCATCAATTATATAAGACTTGAA cGTCCGAGTCCTGGAGATGTTATCGCAGACTTTGACAAGTTGGCATGGAATGATGAAAAGTATCTGAAACCTGTTTTATTGGATGACCCAATTTTGCAATGGG ACTTTGGACTTGAAAATGATGACGATAGTGATGATATGGAGTTGGTAGAAAATACTGGGAAGACTACAACAGCAGATTCTAATGATAGA GACGTTGTTGCTGCAAAAATGCGAGACAGTGAGGCTCGGGCTTTGGCAGCAGAAGAAAGTCTGTCACGGGCAATGCTTGATTTACAACAGATGAG ATCAACGATGCAGTCTGTTGTGAAAGATAAGATTAATGTTGACAAGGTCAAATGCAG ATCAAACAGCAATTCCAGTGACAACAGTGAGGAAGATGAATATTTTGCATCATACTCACATTTTGGTATTCACAAAGAGATGCTGCAG GATGATGTAAGAACGGGAACATACAGGGAATTTATGCTACAAACCAGACACTTATTCAAAGACAAA gTTGTATTGGATGTTGGATGTGGTACTGGAATTCTATCTATGATTGCAGCTCAATGTGGAGCCAAGCAAGTCATTGGAGTAGACAAATCTACAATCATTCATCAAGCAGTGGACATTGTCAT GGAGAATGGCCTTCACGATGTTGTGACGTTGATTAGAGGAAGAATCGAAGATGTGCAACTTCCAACAGAGAAA GTGGACATTATTGTTTCTGAGTGGATG GGTTACTTTCTTTTGTTTGAATCAATGCTTGACTCTGTCATATTTGCAAGAGATAAGTGGCTCTCTCACACTGGTTCAG TGTATCCTGATGTATGTCACATCAGTCTAGCAGCAGTGAGCAATCAGACACTTTGGGAGAGTAACATTGCATTCTGGGATGACGTATATG GCTTCAAGATGAGCTGCTTGAAAGAGTTGTCTATAACAGAACCTTTAGTTACAGCAATCAATCCCGAATCAGTTGTCTCTGACTCTGTTGTCGTAAAG ACTATTGATGTGAAGTCCGTGGTAGTCACCGATTTGGATTTTGAAGCTGATTTTGTACTGAGAGTTACTCGAAACTGTGTTTGTACA GCAATAGTGGGCTACTTTAACGTCCAGTTTAATGGTGACGTTCAGGTACATCACAATAGAAACTTATGTTG TACTCATCCTAGTGCCAAAGCAACTCATTGGAAACAGACAGTATTTTTATTGCAAGAGCCAATACATGTCAAAGAAG GTGACACGTTATCTGGTACAATTTGCTGTGAGAAGAGTAAGAAAGATCGTCGTGCTCTGAGTGTGAGTCTGAATGTTATCAACCCTGCTGGACAACAAAGTAGAAAGTACTGCATGAGTTGA
- the LOC134185324 gene encoding multidrug resistance protein 2-like, with amino-acid sequence MIDQFLCYTASIVQLRYIQGLDNTTVSMQCLLSKTDSACLPGLVLENEVETSVIRLAAVGFGIWAACYLEWTCFRISAARQTRKMREKLFQAILRQQMGWFDTADPGELAICITENIDKVNDGISEGIPSLVWRLSICIGGIVLGLVVEWRLSLIVLAVTPILAVLAAVLSITVSSYAVAIQNAYGKAGSTVEEVMSAIRTVVAFDGQEKEVDRYDSELKDAQKVGIRIGCVIGVVMGIIYLFVFGSCGMGFWFVGHYVRTEGAGAGKDLTAFVAVLRAAFALGNLMSSFQSISFARGAAVSVFEILELKSDIDPMAKHGHALSEDEVKGTIEFKDVTFRYPARPDVQVLSKINLTVKFGETLALVGPNGCGKTTIVQLLQRFYDPSEGAVYLDKHNLKTLNVSWLRKQIGVVSQEPVLFATSIADNIRYGRPHISDEQVIEAAKLANAHGFITSLPEKYNTHVGEAGSLLSGGQRQRITIARALVDDPKILLLDEVTSALDSESEKAVQDALDKARQGRTTIVIAHRLVTIRNATKIAVVVDGAINEEGSHTSLMDRKGLYYSLIASRDELDKVPDYSAIRSNAETAWRRLSDVFPIKLKSTAKMFRRLKTKQSLIFNSRPAAIGVATSSSEPSAIARQRSHHTTPFAIGLLARQSTVFTIGMNDGYVQEKELQPQPPPLRRMMALNGSELWYVVLGAVGAAVSGIVMPAFAYVFAQVIGSFTGMCDAIENEIIRWISVLVAIGVAAGIAEFVKLFFFEVSAQALIKRVRVMAFRAVLCRDIGWFDDDLLHSSAVVSTRLAQDTLSMKQGTPGRVIVIVQLAFTVLVAVVVAFVFSWRLTLVMFGLVPVVVFVAVLQSKAVSRYGDLTQETLEYTNVLATEAIDNVRTIAQLACEETVVETYVSHLQEPYRTAVIHSHLSGFLDGLIEAILYFAIAAAFRFGVWEMEEFFEISFKNVLVVFGCVVFGAFSVTRALALASGAASAGKAAARVFELIDAQPSTKSHEVYSPKDNLDAVRRLSFRNVSFTYPARLNAVVLNGLSFSVDADQIVALVGTNGCGKSTCVQLLERFYDPDEGKVLLNESDIRHLNVKDVRSQIGLVSQEPVLFSRSIRDNIAYGDNRRQLSQETIEEAASAANVHNFILSLPDGYDTVVGEKGRQLSGGQRQRIAIARALVRNPKILLLDEATSALDMENERSVLDAFDRSRRGRVCVIISHRLSAVKRADKIIMLRGGRVLEEGTHEQLMLKRGAYYLLVGHAQAGNTLTEAVS; translated from the exons ATGATTGACCAGTTTCTTTGCTACACGGCAAGCATTGTGCAACTTCGCTACATTCAAGGGCTCGACAACACAACAGTTTCAATGCAATGTCTTTTGAGTAAAACAGATTCTGCCTGTTTACCGGGACTAGTGCTAGAAAATGAAGTCGAAACATCGGTAATTCGCCTCGCAGCCGTTGGCTTTGGTATTTGGGCAGCGTGCTACCTGGAATGGACTTGCTTTCGGATATCTGCCGCGCGCCAGACAAGAAAAATGAGAGAGAAACTTTTTCAGGCCATTTTGAGACAGCAAATGGGATGGTTTGACACTGCGGATCCTGGCGAATTGGCAATTTGCATTACCGA AAACATAGACAAAGTAAACGACGGCATTAGCGAAGGCATTCCTTCTCTTGTGTGGAGACTGTCTATTTGCATTGGTGGCATCGTTCTCGGTCTCGTCGTGGAGTGGAGATTGTCTCTGATTGTGCTGGCGGTTACGCCTATACTCGCCGTCTTGGCAGCCGTTTTGTCCATT ACTGTGTCGTCTTACGCTGTCGCTATACAAAATGCGTACGGCAAAGCAGGAAGTACTGTTGAAGAAGTGATGTCAGCAATAAGGACGGTTGTCGCGTTCGATGGTCAAGAAAAGGAAGTTGACAG ATATGACTCTGAGTTGAAGGATGCACAGAAAGTTGGAATTCGAATCGGTTGCGTCATTGGCGTTGTCATGGgcattatttatttgttcgTGTTTGGTTCGTGTGGAATGGGATTTTG GTTTGTCGGTCATTACGTTAGAACCGAAGGAGCAGGTGCTGGAAAAGACTTGACC GCATTTGTCGCTGTTCTGCGTGCTGCTTTTGCTTTGGGCAATCTGATGTCCAGCTTTCAGTCAATCAGTTTTGCAAGAGGTGCGGCAGTCAGTGTATTTGAAATTCTCGAACTG AAATCGGATATCGACCCAATGGCTAAGCACGGTCACGCCTTGTCCGAAGACGAGGTGAAGGGCACCATCGAGTTTAAAGATGTCACGTTTCGTTATCCTGCCAGACCCGATGTTCAG GTTCTCTCAAAAATCAATCTGACTGTCAAATTCGGTGAAACGCTGGCGTTGGTTGGACCTAACGGCTGTGGAAAAACAACGATAGTTCAACTCCTGCAGAGATTTTACGATCCAAGCGAAGGAGCA GTTTATCTTGACAAACACAACCTGAAAACATTAAATGTCTCTTGGCTACGCAAACAAATTGGTGTCGTCAGTCAAGAGCCGGTGCTGTTTGCCACCAGCATCGCCGACAACATCAGATATGGTCGACCACATATCTCTGATGAGCAAGTCATCGAAGCCGCCAAACTAGCCAACGCTCACGGCTTTATTACGTCACTACCTGAG AAATATAACACGCACGTCGGCGAAGCAGGATCGCTTTTGTCTGGCGGCCAAAGGCAGAGGATAACAATAGCTCGTGCATTAGTGGACGATCCCAAGATATTGCTGCTGGATGAAGTCACTTCTGCTCTTGATAGCGAGAGTGAGAAAGCCGTGCAGGATGCATTGGACAAGGCTCGACAAGGAAGGACGACTATAGTCATTGCTCATCGACTTGTCACGATACGAAACGCAACGAAAATCGCAGTCGTCGTCGACGGTGCTATAAACGAGGAAGGGTCACATACTTCACTGATGGATAGGAAAGGACTCTACTATAGTTTAATTGCCTCACGA gacGAATTGGACAAAGTTCCTGATTACT CCGCCATACGATCGAATGCCGAAACCGCATGGCGCCGGCTGAGCGACGTCTTTCCAATTAAACTAAAATCGACGGCAAAGATGTTCAGAAGACTAAAGACGAAACAGTCGCTTATCTTCAATTCACGTCCTGCAGCAATCGGAGTCGCGACGAGTTCTTCCGAGCCTTCCGCCATAGCAAGACAACGCTCTCATCACACAACCCCGTTTGCTATCGGACTCCTGGCTCGTCAGTCGACGGTCTTTACAATAGGAATG aatGACGGTTACGTGCAAGAGAAAGAACTGCAGCCGCAGCCGCCGCCTCTGCGGCGCATGATGGCGCTCAACGGTTCCGAACTGTGGTACGTAGTGCTCGGAGCCGTCGGCGCCGCCGTGTCGGGCATCGTTATGCCGGCTTTCGCTTACGTTTTCGCTCAAGTGATAGGG TCATTCACGGGCATGTGCGACGCCATCGAGAACGAGATAATTCGCTGGATTTCAGTTCTGGTCGCCATCGGAGTGGCGGCAGGAATCGCCGAATTTGTCAAG TTGTTTTTTTTCGAAGTTTCCGCTCAAGCTCTTATCAAACGTGTAAGAGTGATGGCCTTTAGAGCAGTTCTTTGTCGG GATATTGGCTGGTTTGATGATGATCTGCTTCATTCATCGGCTGTCGTCAGTACTCGTCTAGCTCAAGATACACTGAGCATGAAACAG GGTACTCCAGGTCGTGTGATTGTTATTGTTCAGTTGGCTTTCACGGTGCTCGTTGCCGTCGTTGTCGCTTTCGTCTTCAGTTGGCGCTTGACTCTCGTCATGTTCGGACTCGTTCCCGTTGTCGTCTTCGTTGCCGTTCTTCAATCAAAGGCGGTATCCCGTTACGGTGATTTGACGCAGGAAACGTTGGAGTACACGAACGTCCTTGCAACCGAAGCTATCGACAACGTGCGTACGATAGCGCAGTTGGCGTGCGAGGAGACGGTAGTGGAGACGTATGTGAGTCATTTGCAAGAGCCTTACAGGACGGCCGTTATCCACAGTCATCTGAGCGGATTTCTTGATGGTTTAATCGAGGCGATACTCTATTTTGCTATTGCCGCCGCGTTTCGGTTTGGCGTGTGGGAAATGGAAGAATTCTTTGAGATATCGTTTAAAAACGTGCTCGT AGTGTTTGGATGCGTCGTCTTCGGTGCTTTTTCTGTCACTCGAGCACTGGCTCTTGCTTCTGGTGCCGCAAGCGCCGGCAAGGCTGCTGCTCGAGTGTTTGAGCTAATCGATGCGCAACCGAGCACCAAGTCTCACGAGGTTTACTCGCCGAAAGATAATCTT GATGCCGTTCGGCGGCTAAGTTTCCGAAACGTGTCGTTTACTTATCCGGCTCGTTTGAATGCTGTCGTGTTGAACGGATTGAGTTTTTCGGTCGACGCCGACCAGATCGTCGCTCTCGTCGGGACGAACGGTTGTGGCAAGAGTACGTGCGTTCAGTTGCTCGAGAGATTCTACGATCCAGACGAAGGAAAAGTG CTGCTGAATGAAAGTGACATCCGGCATTTGAACGTAAAAGACGTACGCTCGCAGATTGGTCTGGTAAGTCAAGAGCCCGTTCTATTTTCGCGCAGTATTCGAGACAACATTGCGTACGGCGACAATCGTCGGCAATTGTCTCAAGAGACAATAGAAGAGGCGGCCTCGGCTGCCAATGTTCATAACTTCATTCTTTCTTTGCCGGATGGTTATGACACAGTCGTGGGTGAAAAGGGAAGACAATTGTCGGGAGGTCAGAGGCAGCGAATCGCCATCGCTCGTGCTCTTGTTCGCAATCCTAAGATCTTACTCTTGGACGAAGCGACATCTGCACTCGACATGGAGAACGAAAGG AGTGTTCTAGACGCTTTCGATCGTTCACGCCGAGGCCgcgtttgcgtcatcattTCACATCGTCTATCTGCTGTAAAGAGAGCTGACAAGATTATCATGCTACGAGGAGGAAGAGTGCTTGAAGAGGGAACACACGAACAGCTAATGCTGAAACGTGGCGCTTACTACTTACTAGTCGGTCACGCTCAAGCAGGAAATACACTTACGGAAGCGGTATCTTGA